A genomic window from Castor canadensis chromosome 18, mCasCan1.hap1v2, whole genome shotgun sequence includes:
- the Ccdc157 gene encoding coiled-coil domain-containing protein 157 isoform X3 yields the protein MGSSAFCFRCSNTLPSVKPHGAPPGCRGQRGQGHHAEAWRSPGCESVTHPLQGTGKGLLLLLQSCASYLENLSSEQTLPPARAAGPCMSVGLTVRCFWNSLLKLGLLYQQVAPQKRANQAETLTAKPTAKGELARRPECMTAQFITPPYPVPGLPQTCQGLQNSAIRVSLQCPAGTSENTKSVHSQTIETALVACDACTSVQGSLKEVGKAVISLCQSQNLPSSLGHFQQLVQDSMGLKPLPAATMGHWAAEQSKDLARLSKHVGALTQLVGPLRAQLEEAEGQKDGLRKQVGKLEQALQREQGERQQQAEEAERSLAKSERDRRHLLAETCDLKKKVTALEGELKQQQESMQALEAKAQQLQEEGERRAAAERQVQQLEEQVQLLSGRLDGAGQQIRWASTELDKEKARVDSMVRHQESLQAKQRALLQQLDSLDREREELRCGLDEAEAQRAQVEEQLQHLQSEKEQEQCQLQAQQELLQSLQREKQDLEQVMTDLRLTTSELHRELEELRERERLLVAFPDLHGPMEAQIQSSSSVTDDMERQVQANAIRIRVLQEENGRLQAMLSKIQEVAQQGGLKLTSQDQLWAPPSKGTQVAAPPAQPQSALPGPLCKWHSSANKTGSRTGSGRRTQSGQPRASPSRHPGSWPAQSSLEEVTQSAICAQNPIRALARLRRRLSPSRGQAGSAHQPQERPL from the exons ATGGGATCCTCAGCCTTCTGCTTCCGGTGCTCAAACACGTTACCATCAGTGAAGCCACACGGGGCCCCACCAGGCTGCAGGGGACAGAGAGGCCAGGGTCACCATGCTGAGGCCTGGAGGAGCCCTGGATGTGAAAGCGTGACGCATCCCCTCCAAGGGACTGGCAAGGG GCTCCTGCTGCTACTTCAGAGTTGTGCCAGCTACCTGGAAAACCTCAGCTCGGAGCAGACCTTGCCCCCTGCCCGGGCTGCAGGCCCCTGCATGTCCGTGGGGCTCACAGTGCGGTGCTTCTGGAACAGCTTGCTGAAGCTGGGCTTGCTGTACCAGCAGGTGGCCCCCCAG AAAAGAGCAAACCAAGCAGAAACCCTTACCGCCAAGCCCACAGCCAAGGGAGAGCTAGCAAGGAGGCCCGAGTGCATGACTGCCCAGTTCATCACGCCTCCCTACCCAGTGCCAGGCTTGCCCCAGACCTGCCAAGGGCTGCAGAACAGCGCCATCAGAGTCTCCCTGCAGTGTCCAGCGGGGACCTCAGAGAACACCAAGAGTGTCCACTCCCAGACCATCGAGACGGCCCTGGTGGCCTGTGATGCATGCACCAGCGTCCAGGGCAGCCTGAAGGAGGTGGGCAAGGCAGTCATCAGCCTGTGTCAGAGCCAGAACTTGCCCTCATCCTTGGGTCACTTCCAGCAGCTGGTACAGGACAGCATGGGGCTTAAGCCACTGCCAGCTGCTACCATGGGCCACTGGGCAGCAGAGCAGAGCAAAGACCTGGCGCGCCTCAGTAAGCATGTGGGGGCCCTCACTCAGCTTGTGGGGCCCCTCAGAGCCCAGCTGGAGGAGGCCGAGGGGCAGAAGGATGGACTGAGGAAGCAGGTGGGCAAGCTGGAGCAGGCCCTGCAGCGGGAGCAGGGCGAGAGGCAGCAGCAGGCAGAGGAGGCCGAGCGGAGCCTAGCCAAGTCGGAGCGCGACAGGCGGCACCTTCTTGCAG AAACGTGTGACCTAAAGAAGAAGGTGACGGCCTTGGAAGGGGAACTGAAGCAGCAGCAGGAGTCCATGCAGGCCTTGG AGGCAAAGGCCCAGCAGCTGCAGGAGGAAGGCGAGCGCAGGGCAGCAGCTGAAAGGCAGGTGCAGCAGCTGGAGGAGCAGGTGCAACTGCTGTCAGGGCGGCTGGACGGGGCTGGCCAGCAGATCCGCTGGGCCAGCACGGAGCTGGACAAGGAGAAAGCCCGCGTGGACAGCATGGTCCGTCACCAGGAG TCCCTGCAGGCCAAGCAGCGGGCTCTGCTGCAGCAGCTGGACAGCCTGGACCGGGAGCGCGAAGAGCTGCGGTGTGGTCTGGACGAGGCTGAGGCCCAGCGGGCCCAGGTGGAGGAGCAGCTGCAGCACCTGCAGAGCGAGAAGGAGCAGGAACAGTGCCAGCTCCAGGCCCAGCAG GAGCTGCTGCAGAGCCTGCAGCGGGAGAAGCAGGACCTGGAGCAGGTGATGACGGACCTGCGGCTGACCACGTCAGAGCTGCACCGGGAGCTGGAGGAGCTGAGGGAGCGGGAGCGACTGCTGGTGGCCTTCCCTGACCTGCACGGGCCCATGGAGGCCCAGATCCAAA GCTCCAGCAGCGTCACAGACGACATGGAGAGGCAAGTGCAGGCCAACGCCATCCGAATCCGGGTCCTGCAGGAGGAGAATGGGCGGCTCCAGGCAATGCTATCCAAAATCCAGGAGGTAGCCCAGCAGGGGGGCCTCAAG CTGACCTCGCAGGACCAGCTCTGGGCCCCTCCCAGCAAGGGCACCCAGGTAGCAGCCCCTCCAGCCCAGCCCCAGAGCGCACTCCCAGG GCCCCTCTGCAAGTGGCACTCTTCTGCCAACAAGACTGGCAGCAGGACTGGCAGCGGACGCAGGACCCAGTCAGGCCAGCCCCGAGCATCCCCGTCTCGGCACCCCGGAAGCTGGCCCGCCCAGTCCTCCCTGGAGGAGGTGACCCAATCGGCCATCTGTGCCCAGAACCCCATCCGAGCCTTGGCCAGGCTGAGGCGGAGACTCTCACCGAGTAGGGGCCAGGCCGGCTCTGCACACCAGCCCCAGGAGCGGCCTCTGTAG